In a genomic window of Bradyrhizobium sp. LLZ17:
- the gnd gene encoding phosphogluconate dehydrogenase (NAD(+)-dependent, decarboxylating), translated as MQLGMIGLGRMGGNIVRRLMRHGHSTVVYDKDAKAVAGLAAEGAQGSATLEEFIAKLERPRTAWVMLPAGRITETTIDTIAGVMQDGDVIIDGGNTFWQDDVRRGKALKERGIHYVDVGTSGGVWGLERGYCMMIGGEKPVVDRLDPIFAALAPGAGDIPRTEGRDGRDPRIEQGYIHAGPVGAGHFVKMIHNGIEYGLMQAYAEGFDILKNASIEALPADHRYDFDLADVAEVWRRGSVIPSWLLDLTSTALADSPALTEYSGFVEDSGEGRWTVNAAIDEAVPAEVLTAALYARFRSRKEHTFAEKILSAMRAGFGGHKEPKQPDAAKPK; from the coding sequence ATGCAACTCGGCATGATCGGCCTCGGCCGGATGGGCGGCAACATCGTTCGCCGGCTGATGCGCCACGGCCATTCGACCGTGGTCTATGACAAGGACGCCAAGGCCGTTGCCGGCCTGGCGGCAGAGGGCGCGCAGGGCTCGGCGACGCTGGAAGAGTTCATCGCCAAGCTGGAACGGCCGCGTACCGCCTGGGTGATGCTGCCCGCGGGACGCATCACCGAGACGACGATCGACACGATCGCGGGCGTGATGCAGGACGGCGACGTCATCATCGACGGCGGCAACACCTTCTGGCAGGACGACGTCCGCCGCGGCAAGGCGCTGAAAGAGCGCGGCATCCACTATGTCGACGTCGGCACCTCCGGCGGTGTGTGGGGGCTCGAGCGCGGCTATTGCATGATGATCGGCGGCGAGAAGCCGGTGGTCGACCGGCTCGATCCGATCTTCGCCGCGCTCGCCCCCGGCGCCGGCGACATTCCGCGCACGGAGGGACGCGACGGGCGCGATCCCCGGATCGAGCAGGGCTACATCCATGCAGGTCCCGTGGGCGCCGGGCATTTCGTCAAGATGATCCACAATGGTATCGAATACGGCCTGATGCAGGCCTATGCCGAAGGTTTCGACATCCTCAAGAACGCCAGCATCGAGGCCTTGCCCGCGGATCACCGCTACGATTTCGACCTCGCCGACGTCGCCGAAGTCTGGCGGCGCGGCAGCGTGATCCCGTCCTGGCTGCTCGATCTCACCTCGACCGCGCTCGCCGACAGCCCGGCGCTGACGGAATATTCCGGCTTTGTCGAGGATTCCGGCGAGGGACGCTGGACCGTGAATGCGGCGATCGACGAAGCCGTGCCGGCCGAAGTCCTGACCGCTGCGCTCTACGCACGTTTCCGTTCCCGCAAGGAACACACCTTCGCCGAAAAAATTCTCTCCGCGATGCGCGCGGGTTTTGGCGGCCACAAGGAGCCGAAGCAGCCGGACGCCGCGAAGCCAAAGTAG
- the malQ gene encoding 4-alpha-glucanotransferase — protein sequence MDLLAQARIKGVQSEFVDALGKLRVTDPVALKTILDALPEKRVYRFVSGPVVVRALANPRTELVTTGTAPLRWKVTGNGNLIAQGETREPVLAWPAALPLGYHRLTLTDAAGVTEEVPMIVAPERAFGGDFDRGWLLAVQLYSVRSNRNWGIGDFTDLAGLVRLAKQLGADGVGLNPLHVLFDDQPSDCSPYSPNSRLFLNPLYIDVEAIPEFSADLIPDAAATAARLREGDRVPYADMAALKWLGLRAAFDSFLTKASGVRRNQFDAFRAARAPLLSRFACFEVLRHRFNAPWWEWPPEWQQPDETKCAELRSGRAKRDVEFVEFVQWTADAQLQAAKELAVELGMRVGLYLDVAVGVQSNGFDAWNEQMAISRHLAVGAPPDVLNTVGQDWGLAGFNAGGLEAQSFVPFADMLAASMRHAGAIRLDHVLGLKRLYLVPRGFKPDNGAYVEMPFEALLGAVARESAAHKCIVIGEDLGTVPEGFRETMQDFGIWSYLVMMFERDNAGRFRNSDYYRPNALVTLNTHDLSTYAGWRSFSDLKMKRSLGLDPGENEQARWDALGMLDEILGQNGIHANDVYSVLAFLSRTPSRLLAVSLEDLLGVIDQPNIPGTIDEHPNWRQRLPVALDKIAAKIDLAALKAATRERSLPGGS from the coding sequence ATGGATCTTTTAGCTCAAGCCCGGATCAAGGGCGTTCAGTCTGAATTCGTCGATGCCCTCGGAAAGCTGAGGGTCACCGATCCCGTGGCCCTCAAAACCATCCTGGATGCCCTGCCGGAGAAGCGGGTCTACCGCTTCGTCAGCGGGCCGGTCGTGGTCCGGGCGCTGGCAAATCCGCGCACCGAGCTGGTCACCACCGGCACTGCGCCGCTGCGATGGAAAGTGACCGGCAACGGCAATTTGATCGCGCAAGGCGAGACCCGCGAGCCGGTGCTGGCCTGGCCGGCCGCGCTGCCGCTCGGTTACCACCGGTTGACGCTGACAGATGCTGCCGGCGTGACCGAAGAGGTGCCGATGATCGTGGCGCCCGAGCGCGCCTTTGGCGGCGATTTCGACCGTGGCTGGCTGCTCGCGGTCCAGCTCTACAGCGTCCGCTCCAATCGCAATTGGGGCATCGGCGATTTCACCGATCTCGCCGGTCTCGTCCGGCTCGCAAAGCAGCTCGGCGCGGATGGCGTCGGGCTCAACCCGCTGCATGTGCTGTTCGACGACCAGCCCAGCGATTGCAGCCCCTATTCGCCGAACAGCCGGCTGTTTCTCAATCCGCTCTATATCGACGTCGAGGCGATCCCGGAATTTTCGGCAGATCTCATCCCCGATGCGGCCGCGACCGCCGCGCGGCTGCGTGAAGGCGATCGTGTCCCCTATGCCGACATGGCGGCATTGAAATGGCTGGGCCTGCGCGCCGCCTTTGACAGCTTCCTGACAAAGGCAAGCGGTGTCCGCCGCAATCAGTTTGACGCCTTCCGCGCTGCCCGCGCGCCGCTGTTGTCGCGTTTCGCCTGCTTCGAAGTGCTGCGGCATCGTTTCAATGCTCCGTGGTGGGAATGGCCGCCGGAATGGCAGCAACCGGACGAGACTAAATGCGCCGAGCTGCGTAGCGGTCGCGCCAAGCGCGACGTCGAATTCGTCGAATTCGTGCAATGGACCGCTGATGCGCAGTTGCAAGCGGCAAAGGAGCTCGCCGTTGAGCTCGGCATGCGGGTCGGGCTCTATCTCGATGTCGCCGTTGGCGTGCAGTCCAACGGCTTCGACGCCTGGAACGAGCAGATGGCGATCTCGCGCCATCTCGCCGTCGGCGCGCCGCCCGACGTGCTCAACACCGTCGGCCAGGATTGGGGGCTCGCCGGCTTCAATGCGGGTGGCCTCGAAGCCCAGTCCTTTGTGCCATTCGCCGACATGCTGGCCGCCTCGATGCGGCACGCCGGCGCGATCCGTCTCGATCACGTGCTGGGGCTGAAACGGCTTTACCTGGTGCCGCGCGGCTTCAAGCCGGACAACGGCGCCTATGTGGAGATGCCGTTCGAGGCGCTGCTTGGCGCGGTGGCGCGCGAGAGCGCGGCGCACAAATGCATCGTCATCGGCGAGGACCTCGGCACGGTGCCGGAGGGCTTTCGCGAGACTATGCAGGACTTCGGCATCTGGTCATATCTCGTCATGATGTTCGAGCGCGACAATGCCGGCCGTTTCCGCAACAGCGACTATTACCGGCCGAACGCGCTGGTGACGCTGAACACGCACGATTTGTCGACCTATGCCGGCTGGCGCTCGTTCAGCGATCTCAAGATGAAGCGCTCGCTCGGGCTCGACCCCGGCGAGAACGAGCAGGCACGCTGGGATGCGCTCGGGATGCTCGACGAGATCCTGGGCCAGAACGGCATTCATGCCAACGACGTCTATTCGGTGCTCGCCTTCCTGTCGCGCACGCCGTCGCGGCTGTTGGCGGTGTCGCTGGAGGATCTGCTCGGCGTGATCGACCAGCCCAACATCCCCGGCACCATCGACGAGCACCCGAACTGGCGCCAGCGCCTGCCGGTTGCGCTCGACAAGATCGCCGCCAAGATCGATCTCGCAGCTTTGAAGGCCGCGACGCGGGAACGTTCCTTGCCCGGCGGGAGTTGA
- the zwf gene encoding glucose-6-phosphate dehydrogenase encodes MTKDPQPKRKPENCAFVIFGVTGDLTHRLVMPSLYNLAAENMLPEKFCVVGVARNRQSDEELRDSLMQGLREFATRPVDDVVAKQLLQCVTFVEADAKDPPSFDRLRAHLDTLECAEGTGGNRLFYLATPPVAFAPTARELGRTGMMKENGAWRRLVIEKPFGTDLVSARALNAELLKIMDEHQIYRIDHYLGKETVQNILVLRFANGMFEPIWNRNHIDHIQITVEEKLGVGHRGGFYDATGALRDMVPNHLFQLMSLVAMEPPARFDAHSVRSEKAEVLTAIQQPNAEEALKSSVRAQYLAGRIGDDEIPDYRKTEDVKPGSTTETFVALKLMIDNWRWAGVPFYLRTGKALAHKRTEVAIKFKQAPLSMFTGTAVDRLSQNFLTIGIAPTETIELQFNAKIPGPSITIDGVEMKFRYGDYFRADPSTGYETLIYDCMIGDNILFQRADGIEAGWQAVQPFLDAWKQAGTNGIETYPAGSEGPTCADELLRRDGRSWRKFT; translated from the coding sequence GTGACAAAAGACCCGCAGCCCAAGCGCAAGCCGGAAAATTGCGCCTTCGTCATCTTTGGCGTGACCGGAGACCTGACCCATCGGCTGGTGATGCCCTCGCTCTACAATCTGGCGGCCGAGAACATGCTGCCGGAGAAGTTCTGCGTCGTTGGCGTCGCTCGCAATCGCCAGTCCGATGAGGAGCTGCGCGACAGCCTGATGCAGGGCCTGCGCGAGTTCGCCACCCGCCCGGTCGACGATGTCGTAGCAAAGCAGCTGCTGCAATGCGTGACCTTCGTCGAGGCGGATGCAAAGGATCCGCCGTCCTTCGACCGCCTGCGCGCACATCTGGATACGCTCGAATGCGCGGAAGGTACCGGCGGCAACCGGCTGTTCTATCTGGCGACGCCGCCGGTCGCGTTCGCGCCGACGGCGCGCGAGCTCGGTCGCACGGGCATGATGAAGGAGAATGGCGCCTGGCGACGGCTGGTGATCGAAAAGCCGTTCGGTACCGATCTTGTCTCGGCGCGCGCGCTGAACGCCGAACTCTTGAAGATCATGGACGAGCACCAGATCTACCGGATCGATCATTATCTCGGCAAGGAGACGGTGCAGAACATCCTGGTGCTGCGCTTTGCCAACGGCATGTTCGAGCCGATCTGGAATCGCAACCATATCGACCACATCCAGATCACGGTCGAGGAGAAGCTCGGCGTCGGCCATCGCGGCGGCTTCTACGATGCCACCGGGGCATTGCGCGACATGGTGCCGAACCATCTGTTCCAGCTGATGTCGCTGGTGGCGATGGAGCCCCCCGCTCGCTTTGACGCCCATTCGGTGCGCTCCGAGAAGGCCGAGGTTCTGACCGCGATCCAGCAGCCGAATGCGGAGGAAGCGCTCAAGAGCTCGGTTCGCGCGCAATATCTCGCCGGCCGGATCGGCGACGACGAGATCCCGGACTATCGCAAGACCGAGGACGTGAAACCGGGCAGCACCACCGAGACCTTTGTCGCGCTCAAACTGATGATCGACAATTGGCGCTGGGCCGGCGTGCCGTTCTATCTGCGCACCGGCAAGGCGCTGGCTCACAAGCGCACGGAGGTCGCGATCAAGTTCAAGCAGGCGCCGCTGTCGATGTTCACGGGCACGGCGGTCGATCGCCTCTCGCAGAACTTCCTCACCATCGGCATTGCGCCGACCGAGACCATCGAGCTGCAGTTCAACGCCAAGATCCCGGGGCCGAGCATCACCATCGACGGCGTCGAGATGAAATTCCGCTACGGCGATTATTTCCGCGCCGATCCGTCAACCGGCTACGAGACGCTGATCTACGACTGCATGATCGGCGACAACATCCTGTTCCAGCGCGCCGACGGCATCGAGGCCGGGTGGCAGGCGGTGCAGCCGTTCCTGGACGCCTGGAAGCAGGCCGGCACCAATGGCATCGAGACCTATCCGGCCGGCAGCGAGGGCCCGACCTGCGCCGACGAGTTGCTTCGGCGCGACGGCCGAAGCTGGCGGAAATTCACGTGA
- a CDS encoding gluconokinase yields MAGAKAPCALIVMGVSGSGKSTIAELLGKRLGWRFEDGDSFHPASNVEKMRAGHPLTDEDRWPWLNAIADEIARVCDKGEHVIIACSALKHAYRDVLLRGRDDVRFIFLKGTQELIADRLAHRKGHFMPPGLLTSQFNTLEPPEASEHVITASIDESVEAIVDGIVRQLKLAGTTAEATKPKVLP; encoded by the coding sequence GTGGCGGGCGCTAAAGCACCTTGTGCGTTGATTGTGATGGGCGTGTCGGGCTCGGGCAAGAGCACCATTGCAGAATTGCTCGGCAAACGTCTCGGTTGGCGCTTCGAGGACGGCGACAGCTTTCATCCCGCCAGCAATGTCGAGAAGATGAGGGCCGGCCATCCGCTCACGGACGAGGACCGCTGGCCATGGCTCAATGCCATCGCCGACGAGATCGCGCGGGTGTGCGACAAAGGCGAGCACGTCATCATCGCCTGCTCGGCGCTGAAGCACGCTTATCGCGACGTGCTGCTACGCGGTCGCGACGACGTCCGCTTCATCTTCCTGAAGGGCACGCAGGAGCTGATCGCCGACCGGCTCGCGCACCGCAAGGGCCATTTCATGCCGCCCGGGCTGCTGACCAGCCAGTTCAACACGCTGGAGCCACCGGAGGCGAGCGAGCACGTCATCACGGCATCGATCGACGAATCCGTCGAGGCGATCGTGGACGGCATCGTGCGACAGTTGAAATTGGCCGGCACGACCGCTGAGGCCACAAAACCCAAGGTCTTGCCATGA
- a CDS encoding HAD family hydrolase produces the protein MTQISLVVSDVDGTLLTKDKTLTDRAKSAVQRLHKAGIGFTITSSRPAIGMRFLIEPLALWLPVGPFNGSSIIDPEMHPVEQHLIPQAAAERSLKILREFGADIWVFTADQWLIDNPNGSYVAHEQHTIRADPTTVTDFSPYLATACKIVGASADAPGLERCEKVMQEALGRQATAVRSQTYYLDITPPGFDKGTFVQAMAKRLGIATDAVATIGDMQNDLAMFRVSGMSIAMGNAADNVKDQATNVTATNEQDGFAEAIEMILKRNGAG, from the coding sequence ATGACGCAAATCTCACTCGTGGTGTCCGACGTCGACGGCACGCTGTTGACCAAGGACAAGACGCTGACCGACCGCGCAAAAAGCGCGGTCCAGCGGCTGCACAAGGCCGGCATCGGCTTCACCATCACCTCCAGCCGCCCCGCTATCGGCATGCGCTTCCTGATCGAGCCGCTCGCGCTTTGGCTGCCGGTCGGCCCGTTCAACGGGTCCTCGATCATCGATCCCGAGATGCATCCAGTCGAGCAGCACCTGATCCCGCAGGCCGCGGCCGAGCGCTCGTTGAAGATCCTCAGGGAATTCGGCGCTGATATCTGGGTATTTACCGCCGATCAATGGCTGATCGACAATCCCAACGGCAGCTACGTCGCCCACGAGCAGCACACGATAAGGGCCGATCCAACCACCGTGACGGATTTTTCGCCCTACCTCGCGACGGCCTGCAAGATCGTCGGCGCGAGTGCGGATGCGCCAGGCCTGGAGCGTTGCGAGAAAGTCATGCAGGAGGCGCTCGGCAGGCAGGCGACCGCGGTCCGGTCGCAGACCTATTATCTCGACATCACCCCGCCTGGCTTCGACAAGGGCACCTTCGTCCAAGCAATGGCCAAGCGCCTGGGCATCGCCACCGACGCCGTCGCCACCATCGGGGACATGCAGAATGACCTCGCCATGTTCCGCGTCAGCGGCATGTCGATCGCCATGGGCAATGCTGCCGACAACGTCAAGGACCAAGCCACCAACGTCACTGCGACCAATGAGCAGGACGGTTTTGCCGAGGCAATCGAGATGATCTTGAAGCGGAACGGGGCGGGCTGA
- the pgl gene encoding 6-phosphogluconolactonase: MDTTGQPKLIVVADAEALACAAAARVMARTSANPGRIAICLTGGSSPRKLYQLLGSDEYRGQIPWDRVHWFIGDERFVPSSDPLNNMAIARATFLDRSAPSSHIHPIPTTAENPDRSAEAYARELQAFYGSDQLDPARPLFDMVLMGVGPDGHTASLFPGYPAVEETERWVVGVPKANVAPFVPRVSLTLPALASCREMLFEIAGHDKQPILTRLLNGETLPAVRARSNGETVWLVDQAALPEGIRGGR; the protein is encoded by the coding sequence ATGGATACGACCGGCCAGCCCAAGCTGATCGTCGTGGCCGACGCCGAGGCCCTCGCCTGTGCAGCCGCCGCACGGGTGATGGCGCGGACTTCCGCCAATCCCGGCCGCATCGCGATCTGTCTCACCGGTGGCTCCAGCCCCAGGAAGCTCTATCAGTTGCTCGGCAGCGATGAGTATCGCGGCCAGATCCCATGGGATCGGGTGCACTGGTTCATCGGCGACGAGCGCTTCGTGCCTTCGAGCGATCCCCTCAACAACATGGCGATCGCGCGCGCGACCTTTCTCGATCGCAGCGCGCCCTCCAGCCATATCCACCCGATCCCGACCACTGCCGAAAATCCCGATCGCAGCGCCGAGGCCTATGCGCGCGAATTGCAGGCCTTCTACGGCTCGGACCAACTCGATCCGGCGCGGCCGCTGTTCGACATGGTTTTGATGGGCGTAGGTCCCGACGGCCACACCGCTTCACTTTTCCCGGGCTATCCCGCGGTGGAGGAGACCGAGCGCTGGGTCGTCGGCGTGCCCAAGGCCAATGTCGCGCCCTTCGTGCCACGGGTCTCGCTCACCTTGCCCGCGCTGGCGTCCTGCCGCGAAATGCTGTTCGAGATTGCCGGGCATGACAAGCAGCCGATCTTGACGCGCCTCCTCAATGGCGAGACTCTGCCGGCCGTACGCGCGCGCTCGAATGGTGAGACCGTCTGGCTGGTCGACCAGGCCGCGCTTCCGGAGGGAATTCGTGGCGGGCGCTAA
- a CDS encoding glycoside hydrolase family 15 protein, translating into MSQRIEDYALIGDCETAALVGRNGSIDWLCWPAFDSDACFAAILGGSKNGCWRIAPTGDITGTSRRYLGNTLILETRFETKSGTVALVDFMPPRGKASDIVRLVRGVSGKVKMRMQLVIRFGFGADIPWVRRGEHGALLAIAGQDMTVLRTPAKTRGEDFTTVAEFEVAAGETVPFVLTYGPSHLDPPEPIDPEIALRETEKFWDDWCSRCTRDGAYRDLILRSLITLKALTFAPTGGIVAAPTTSLPEKLGGARNWDYRFCWLRDATFTLLALMNSGYTEEALAWHNWLLRAVAGAPANMQIMYGIWGQRRLLEWEAGWLDGYEGAQPVRVGNAAHAQLQLDVYGELIDAFHQSRMAKLKLDHESWALECAVLNHLAEVWDHPDHGIWERRGQPRHYVFSKVMTWVAFDRGIKSAETFGFKAPLLHWRTLRDAIHREVCNKGFDAAENAFVESYGSKLLDASLLLLPAVGFLPPSDPRIRGTIAAIEKHLIRNGFVLRHDPREVSGETQPVEGAFLACSLWLADAHVLSGDLEKAQVLFDRVAGLANDVGLLAEEYDSVARRQTGNFPQALTHIALVNTAHNLSAARHGSEKPAMQRSK; encoded by the coding sequence TTGTCTCAGAGGATCGAGGACTATGCGCTGATCGGCGACTGCGAGACCGCGGCGCTGGTCGGGCGCAACGGCTCGATCGACTGGCTGTGCTGGCCGGCCTTCGATTCCGATGCCTGCTTCGCGGCAATCCTCGGCGGGTCCAAGAACGGCTGCTGGCGGATTGCGCCAACCGGGGACATCACGGGCACGTCGCGCCGTTATCTCGGCAACACCCTCATTCTCGAAACACGCTTCGAGACCAAGAGCGGCACCGTCGCGCTGGTCGACTTCATGCCGCCGCGCGGCAAGGCGTCCGATATCGTGCGGCTGGTCCGGGGCGTCAGCGGCAAGGTCAAGATGCGGATGCAGCTCGTCATCCGCTTCGGTTTCGGCGCCGACATTCCCTGGGTGCGCCGCGGCGAGCATGGCGCGCTGCTGGCGATCGCCGGCCAGGACATGACGGTGCTGCGGACGCCGGCCAAGACCCGCGGCGAGGATTTCACGACGGTCGCCGAATTCGAGGTCGCGGCCGGGGAGACCGTACCGTTCGTTCTGACCTATGGCCCCTCGCACCTCGATCCGCCTGAGCCGATCGATCCGGAGATTGCGCTCCGGGAAACCGAGAAATTCTGGGACGACTGGTGCAGTCGCTGCACCCGCGACGGCGCCTATCGCGATCTCATCCTGCGCTCTCTGATCACGCTGAAAGCGCTGACCTTTGCCCCGACCGGCGGCATCGTGGCCGCGCCGACCACGTCGTTGCCGGAAAAGCTCGGGGGCGCCAGAAACTGGGATTATCGCTTCTGCTGGCTGCGCGACGCCACTTTCACGCTGCTGGCGTTGATGAACTCGGGCTACACCGAGGAAGCCTTGGCCTGGCACAATTGGCTGTTGCGCGCGGTGGCCGGCGCGCCGGCGAACATGCAGATCATGTACGGCATCTGGGGGCAGCGCCGGCTGCTGGAATGGGAAGCGGGCTGGCTCGACGGCTATGAGGGTGCGCAGCCGGTACGCGTCGGCAATGCCGCGCATGCGCAGCTCCAGCTCGACGTCTACGGCGAATTGATCGACGCGTTCCACCAGTCGCGGATGGCAAAGCTGAAGCTTGACCATGAAAGCTGGGCGCTGGAATGCGCCGTGCTCAACCATCTGGCGGAGGTTTGGGACCATCCCGACCACGGCATCTGGGAGCGGCGCGGACAGCCGAGGCACTACGTCTTTTCCAAGGTGATGACCTGGGTCGCCTTCGACCGCGGCATCAAGAGCGCCGAGACGTTTGGCTTCAAGGCGCCGTTGCTGCACTGGCGTACCTTGCGCGACGCGATCCATCGCGAGGTCTGCAACAAGGGGTTTGACGCGGCAGAGAATGCCTTCGTCGAGTCCTACGGCTCGAAGCTGCTCGATGCCAGTTTGCTGCTGCTCCCGGCGGTCGGCTTTCTGCCCCCATCCGATCCGCGCATTCGTGGCACCATCGCGGCCATCGAAAAGCACCTGATCCGCAACGGCTTCGTCCTCCGGCACGATCCACGCGAGGTATCGGGGGAGACGCAGCCGGTCGAGGGCGCATTCCTGGCCTGCAGCCTGTGGCTGGCCGATGCCCATGTGCTGTCAGGTGATCTCGAGAAGGCGCAGGTGTTGTTCGACCGGGTCGCGGGGCTCGCGAACGATGTCGGGCTGTTGGCCGAGGAATATGATTCCGTGGCGCGTCGCCAGACCGGCAATTTCCCGCAAGCACTGACCCATATCGCGCTGGTCAATACGGCGCATAATCTTTCGGCGGCACGGCACGGCAGCGAGAAGCCGGCGATGCAGCGGTCGAAGTAG